A region of the Clostridium sp. AN503 genome:
TAAAAATTCAATATATCTGCTTCCTGGTTATAAAAAAATCAAACTGAAAGTTTGTTTAAAAGACAATATGGATATTTATGATGAAATAATAATTATGCGATGGGATTTTTTTAAGAAAAATATCTATAAGTGTTTGATGTTATTTGACTGGTTGATTTTTAAAGTTACGACACATTATGAATACAAATTTAAAAGGCAAAGGGGTATTAAAAATGAATACAAACAGTACAAAAAAGCAAGAAATTGATTTAAGAGATTTAATTTTCTCTATTTTACACAAATGGCGATTAATTTTGATAATAGGAGTTTGCTTTGCTGTTATATTGGGAGGCTTAAAATTTATTTCAAACTATAAAACCCAGAGTAATACAGAATTTATCGAACAAGCTCAAATCCAATATGATACAAATCTTAAACTATATGAAAATAACAGAACAATTACCGAACAAGAAATTGAAAATTTAAAAAAAGATATTGAAATGCAGCAAAAATATATGGAAAACTCAATTTTAATGAATATGAGCCCCTACGACATAAAAGAAGCTACAGCAAATATTTTTATCAAAACTGACTTTGAAATTATGCCTGGTATGTTATATCAAAATGTGGATTATACCGATACTGTAATACAAGCCTATCAGTCAATTATTTCAAATGCTGCATTTTGGAAAAAAATTGCCGATAAATCCGGAATAGAGGAGCGATATCTCCAGGAGTTAGTATCTATTGAACGCATAGGAACAACGATAGATGGCGCAGATGTAACAAAGTTAACTAATCTTTTAACTATACAAGTTCATCATTACAACGAAGCTGAGGCAAAAAATATTTTACAATATATCCTTTCAGAAACAGAAGCTTTACAATCTTCGATCACAAACAGTATTGGCCAACATGAATTGCATATTGTAGATAAAAGCTATGGAACTGTTATAGATTTAGATTTAGCTAATGTCCAGAAAGACGCCAGCAAACGCTTAACTGATTTACAGACTTTATTAAATGAAAAGGAAAAATATGTTAAAGATTTAGTAAAGCCGACAGGGGTTACTTCTCCCATAAAGACAGCAATAAAACAGGGAGTTAAATATGGCATTTTAGGTGGTGTATTGGGAAGCTGTATTGCCGTATTTCTTGCTTGTATTATATTTTTGTTAAGCGATAAATTGTATTCTGGACAGGAACTAAGGAAATGTTTTAATATAAAAATATTGGGAATGGTGTCACTGCTGAACAAAAAAACAGTTAAAGGAATTGATGCTTGGCTAAATCGAATGGAGGGGATTAAACCAATTGGCAATTCGGAGCAACAATATGATTTGATAAGTGCTAATCTTGTAAACTATGCAAGTAATATAGACACATTACTAATAGTGAGTATGGTGTCAGAAGAACAGCTCCAAATAATACAAGAAAATTTATCTGAACGATTACCGGATAAGAAAATTTTATGCGGTTATGATATGCTGCACTTCTCAGAAACTTTAAAAATGTTGCCACAGTGCGAAGGTATTATTCTGGTGGAACAAACAAAATTTTCGACCTTATCTATTATTGAGGAAGAGATAATTTTAGCACAAACTTTGGGCAAAGAGATTGTTGGTTGTATTGTCTTGGAATAAATAAGTACGCAAGACATTTGGAGGCTACAAATGGAAACAGTGATAAAAGAAAATACTCGTAGCATAAATGGTTTTAGTAAAAGCGATTTGTTAAAAATTAAGGGTATTGCGATTCTTTTGATGATGTTTCATTACTGTTTTGGCGGTGTTAATCGTTTTGAGAGCTATGATATTTCATTTTATCCTTTCTTACAACCCTATATTGTGAAGGTATCATGGTCCTTCAAAATATGTGTGAGGAAATTTAAATGTTTGGATTTCCTCACACATATCTTTACATATTATGTATTGGGACGTTGGCTGCAGAAGAAAATTGGTTGTTTAATAACTCTAAAAGGATTTTAAGATATTTTATAGATATGATTTTAATGTATTTAGTGTATCGCATCTATTTGGTTGTGCCTGTTGAACAATTTTGAAATTCACATGAAATTTAGTTTTCTTTTTCTTAATAGTATATTGCTGGGGATTTATATTTTATTATCAATTCTAATCGAATGGATGAAAAAACGACCAGATACAATCAATTGATTAATTGCTTGATTGAAAAAGTAGAAACTTTTTATGTTGCTAAATCAAAATAGTAAGTTTAATGAATGCTACTGATAAGAAACATTATAGGAACCCAGTACAATATTTAGTAGTACTGTGCCCCACCCTGAAAAATATATAAATACAAAGGAGTCTCACCATGGTTCTTCTATCTAAAATAAAATATGTACTCACAACTGTTTTTATATGTATCCTGCTTAGTGTTATTGGTTATGCATTACCTACAAATACTATATTTAAACAGCATGTAGCAAAATCTGCATATATTCTGGACGGTGAGGGGACCTATCCGAAAGTATTAAGCCTTTATAATTCCCAGTTGGATAATTTCACAGATGCTTTAATGATTAATATAGCAGCATATGATGGTGGCGAATCATTACTAACAAAGCTGTCGTCTAATTATCGGTATAAAACAAGTCAGGAAAGTTCCATATCCTGGCTTTTGACGGCCTACTCCAAGCATGATGAACCAATATCCGTTGCTCCATACAGTAGATATTGGCACGGTTACATACCATTTGTAAAACTTGCATTATTCTTTACGACTTACCAAGGGATCCGTCAGATAAATGCTATTTTACAAATATTAGTTTTCGCAGTTATTTTGACATTGTTAATAAAACGAAACAAGGCACTTTTTGTACTACCATATACAATTTTATGGATTTCATTAAATCCATCAGCAATACAGTTATCCATGCAATTTTCTTCGATATATTACGTTTTTTCAATTGCTATTATTCTACTGCTATACAACTTTGAAAAAATCCGTACGACGCCAGGTTATGGCGTTTTCTTTATGTTAATTGGAATTGTCACCAGTTGGCTTGATTTTTTAACATATCCCATTCTGACACTGGGTATTCCGTTAACAATATTAATGTTGTTAGATGACAGCACATCAGGAGAGAAGTTAAAAATATGTATTAGTACAGCTTTAATGTGGTCATTCGGATATTTTGGGATGTGGGCGTTTAAATGGATTATAAGTTCTCTTGTATTAAAACAAAATGTGATAGGGCAAGCTATGCAAACTGCTGCGTTCCGAACCTCAAGCTCTTACGATGGTGAAACTTGGACCAAACTGCAAGTTCTTTTTAAAAATATAGCACACTTTAAACATTTTTCGTTTTATTTGCTATTTTTAATAACGCCTACTTATAGTTTCATAAAAATCATTAAGGAACATCGCACTCCTTATTTTACGGACGGTATTCTATTCTGTGGAATCGCGTTTATGCCGATTGCCTGGTATATTGTTTTAAGCAATCATTCTTACATACATGATTTCTTTACATTTCGAAGTTTAGGCGTAAGTATATTTGCACTATCTTGTTTCTTTATTAATTTAACAGAACATACAGAGGTGAAAAAATGGAAAAAATAGCAGTTCTTATTCCTTGTTATAATGAAGGAAAAACCATAGGAAAGGTAGTAGATGATTGGAAAAGGACTCTTCCTGATGCAAAAATATTTGTATATGATAATAATTCAACAGATGATACAGTAAAGGTTGCAACAGAACATGGTGCTCTCGTTCGTCATGAATATCAGCAAGGGAAGGGTGATGTAATAAGACGGATGTTTCGCGAAATTGATGCAAAATGCTATTTGATGGTAGATGGTGATGATACATATCCTGTTGAAAATGCCGTGGAAATGGTTTCACTTGTTCTAGACAAAAATATCGATATGGTAATCGGCGATCGCTTATCCTCTACATATTTTGAAGAAAATAAACGACCTTTTCATAATCTTGGAAACAGTTTAGTGCGTGGAACTATTAATTTTCTTTTCAAATCTGATATTAGAGATATCATGACAGGCTATCGAGCATTTAGTTATCAATTTGTAAAAAGTTTCCCAGTGCTTTCAAAGGGATTTGAAATTGAAACTGAGATGACAATCCATGCTATAGATAAAAACATGTCTACAGAAAACGTCATTGTTGGGTATCGTGATCGTCCAGATGGCAGCTTTTCCAAACTAAACACATATTCGGATGGTCTCAAAGTTCTCAAGACAATAGGCCGCCTGTTTAAAAATTACAGGCCTTTTGGGTTTTTCAGTGGAATTGCTGGTGTACTCCTCCTTTTTTCTGCTGTTTTATTTATTCCAATTTTAATTAAATATATTCAAACCGGTCTTGTTCCTAATTTTCCGACGTTGATTGTATCAGGCTTTATAGCTTTAACTGCCATTATCAGTTTCTTTTCTGGAATGATACTAAGCAGCATTGCAGAAAAAGGACGGAAAGAGTTTGAATATCATTTACTTTTAATTAAAGAAAACTTAAAAAGAAAATAACCGCAAATTTTTGAAAAGATGTCAAGGTATGTTTAGTTCTCTAAATAACAGAAAAAAATATCTTTTAACATCTGTAGTTTTGGATGTATTTGGCACGTTAGCACATAAAATTGTATTTAGTGGAAGTGTCTCTGGAAATAATAGGATCAAGGACTTTTCTTTGGATTTTGTTGATATCCGCTACTTTATGTGCTAAGAAACACGATTTCTATCGCCTGTTTTTTTATTTACCTGGTTTTTTATGCTGGCTGTGTATTATGATTGCTACACCTGTTGCATTTAGTTTGCGTTATGTTTATATATTAGCATTGCTGTTCCCTGTATATTTGGTATACCCGTTTATTCATAATGTTGCAGATGAATAAATGCAAACTTGCATGCAGCAACAAAGTCTTTTTTTCGCTAAATTTATAACTTAATAAGTTCCTAATATTAATTATTGTAAAAAACATGTCATAAAATAAAGCTCTCATATGCAATCAAGTAGGAGAGCTTTATTTTTTTTCTTTTATTTTCCGATTATAAGTTCGCTCACTGATGATATACCGAGGTCTTGATTTTGTTTCCAGATAGATTTTACCTATGTATTCGCCTAATATTCCCAGGCAGATTAGCTGTACTCCACCGATAAAACAGATTAAGCTTGTCATACTTGCCCAGCCGCTCACAGCATTACCTAGAAAATGAGTTACAACGGACCAGATAACGCCAAGAAAACTCAAAAAGGCAATTGCCAACCCCATACCTGTTATGATACGGATGGGTTTGATACTTAAACTGGTGATACCATCAAATGCCAGTGCAAGCATCTTACTTAGTGGGTAATGACTTTCCCCAGCAAGTCGTTCATGCCTTTCGTAATAAACACTGGTACTCTTGAAACCCACAAGCGGAATCATTCCCCTCAAAAAAATATTTACTTCTTTAAAATTAGCAAGCTCTTTTAACACACGACTGGATATCAATCGGTAGTCAGCATGATTGAAAACCACTTCTGCGCCCATCCAGTTAAGAAGCTTATAGAACCCTTCTGCAGAAAAACGTTTAAAGAAGGTATCTGTGTCTCGTTTGCTTCGGACCCCATATACAATTTCGCACCCTTCAAGATATGCATCAACCATATCGTTCATGGCGTTAATGTCATCCTGTCCATCACAATCAATGGATATTGTAATATCGCAGCAGTCTTTTGTCTCCATCAATCCCGCAAGGACGGCGTTTTGGTGTCCACGATTTCTGCTTTGAGAGATGCCCATAAAATAAGGGCTTTCAACTGCCAGTTGGCAAATAATCTGCCAGGTATTATCCCTACTGCCATC
Encoded here:
- a CDS encoding glycosyltransferase family 2 protein; its protein translation is MEKIAVLIPCYNEGKTIGKVVDDWKRTLPDAKIFVYDNNSTDDTVKVATEHGALVRHEYQQGKGDVIRRMFREIDAKCYLMVDGDDTYPVENAVEMVSLVLDKNIDMVIGDRLSSTYFEENKRPFHNLGNSLVRGTINFLFKSDIRDIMTGYRAFSYQFVKSFPVLSKGFEIETEMTIHAIDKNMSTENVIVGYRDRPDGSFSKLNTYSDGLKVLKTIGRLFKNYRPFGFFSGIAGVLLLFSAVLFIPILIKYIQTGLVPNFPTLIVSGFIALTAIISFFSGMILSSIAEKGRKEFEYHLLLIKENLKRK
- a CDS encoding glycosyltransferase family 2 protein; this translates as MKPILYIIIPCYNEQEVLPITSRTFENKIKELISAEKISEESRVMFVNDGSRDNTWQIICQLAVESPYFMGISQSRNRGHQNAVLAGLMETKDCCDITISIDCDGQDDINAMNDMVDAYLEGCEIVYGVRSKRDTDTFFKRFSAEGFYKLLNWMGAEVVFNHADYRLISSRVLKELANFKEVNIFLRGMIPLVGFKSTSVYYERHERLAGESHYPLSKMLALAFDGITSLSIKPIRIITGMGLAIAFLSFLGVIWSVVTHFLGNAVSGWASMTSLICFIGGVQLICLGILGEYIGKIYLETKSRPRYIISERTYNRKIKEKK